The bacterium genome includes a region encoding these proteins:
- the sufC gene encoding Fe-S cluster assembly ATPase SufC — protein MLEIKNLHASVNGNEILHGVNLKVNAGEIHAIMGPNGSGKSTLAQILAGREDYRITEGEVTYNGKSLLEMSPEDRAAEGVFLAFQYPVEIPGVNNTYFLKTALNAIRKYRGEEPLDAMDFLTLVKQKMKLVEMDEDLLKRPVNEGFSGGEKKRNEIFQMAVLNPKLSILDETDSGLDIDALKIVSHGVNKLRSKDNAAIVVTHYQRLLNYIIPDFVHVLVDGQIVKSGGKELALQLEEKGYDWTRETEGASV, from the coding sequence ATGTTAGAAATTAAAAACCTTCATGCGTCCGTTAACGGAAACGAGATACTGCACGGCGTCAATTTAAAGGTTAACGCGGGTGAAATTCACGCCATCATGGGCCCCAACGGTTCCGGCAAAAGCACGCTGGCGCAAATTCTAGCCGGACGGGAAGACTACCGTATTACCGAAGGTGAAGTGACTTATAACGGTAAGAGCCTTTTGGAAATGTCTCCGGAAGACCGCGCGGCGGAAGGCGTCTTTTTAGCGTTTCAATATCCGGTTGAAATTCCAGGCGTTAATAACACGTATTTCCTGAAAACGGCTTTGAATGCGATCCGCAAATACCGCGGAGAAGAGCCCCTTGACGCAATGGATTTTCTGACGCTGGTAAAACAAAAAATGAAATTGGTTGAAATGGATGAAGACCTTCTCAAACGGCCGGTGAATGAAGGGTTTTCCGGCGGCGAAAAAAAACGAAATGAAATTTTTCAAATGGCCGTATTGAATCCCAAGTTGTCCATATTGGATGAAACCGATTCCGGGCTTGATATCGACGCGCTGAAGATCGTATCCCACGGCGTTAATAAACTGCGTTCCAAAGACAATGCCGCAATTGTCGTGACCCATTATCAGCGCTTGTTGAATTATATCATACCGGATTTTGTTCATGTTCTCGTCGACGGGCAAATTGTCAAATCGGGCGGAAAAGAACTCGCTCTGCAACTGGAAGAAAAAGGTTATGACTGGACTCGGGAAACCGAAGGAGCATCGGTATAA
- the sufD gene encoding Fe-S cluster assembly protein SufD: MAAITNNKEWYQKQFRSFEESLNGQKSLPIHDFRKLAFDQFMALDFPNSKNEDWKYTNIEPILNSAFESSSGNDVSKITSEVIEPFLIADMAVQLIFVDGQFSQALSKTGVIPKGITITRLSDALSAHADKIQTRIQDRLKTNKNIFTALNSAFIMNGVYIEIGDHAALEKPIYILHLSASDNKPYLNQPYHLITTGKNSQVSIVENSASLVDGSVFTNSFTDIAVGADARVEYVKIQQESTKTFHIGSTEIHQDRNSRFTHRLITSGGALVRNVIQVHLDDEGIESTLDGVYLAHGTQHVDNRTIIHHAKPNCNSHELYKGILDGKSSGVFNGKIIVHPDAQKTDAKQSNKNILLSQDAVMNTKPQLEIFADDVKCTHGATIGRLEEESLFYLRSRGIGKEQAKNMLTYAFAGEIVSRIGHEPTRTYLDGLLLDRLEH; encoded by the coding sequence ATGGCAGCGATCACAAATAATAAGGAGTGGTACCAAAAACAGTTTCGCTCATTTGAAGAAAGCCTGAACGGCCAGAAATCCCTGCCGATTCATGATTTCAGGAAACTGGCATTTGACCAGTTTATGGCCTTGGATTTTCCCAATTCAAAAAACGAGGATTGGAAATATACGAATATTGAGCCCATACTGAATAGCGCCTTTGAATCATCGTCAGGTAACGATGTAAGCAAGATTACATCGGAAGTCATTGAGCCGTTTTTGATTGCGGATATGGCGGTGCAATTGATTTTTGTCGACGGACAATTTTCTCAGGCATTGTCTAAAACAGGTGTTATACCAAAAGGAATAACAATTACGCGTTTGTCCGACGCTTTGTCTGCGCATGCTGACAAAATTCAAACCAGAATACAAGACAGGCTTAAAACAAACAAGAATATTTTTACCGCTTTGAATTCCGCATTTATAATGAATGGCGTTTATATTGAAATTGGAGACCATGCGGCTTTGGAAAAACCTATTTATATTCTACACTTATCGGCATCCGATAATAAGCCATACCTCAACCAGCCGTATCATCTTATTACAACCGGGAAAAACTCTCAGGTATCGATCGTCGAAAACTCTGCAAGCTTGGTAGATGGATCTGTTTTTACGAATAGTTTCACGGATATCGCTGTCGGCGCCGATGCAAGAGTTGAGTATGTTAAGATACAACAGGAAAGCACTAAAACATTTCATATTGGTTCAACCGAAATTCACCAAGACCGTAATAGCCGCTTTACTCACAGGCTGATTACCTCCGGCGGAGCGCTTGTTCGTAATGTCATACAGGTTCACTTGGATGATGAAGGTATTGAAAGTACATTGGACGGAGTCTATTTGGCCCATGGCACGCAGCATGTTGATAATCGTACGATTATTCATCACGCTAAGCCCAATTGCAACAGCCACGAGCTCTATAAAGGCATTCTGGACGGCAAGTCAAGCGGCGTTTTTAACGGCAAGATCATTGTTCATCCCGATGCGCAAAAAACGGACGCCAAGCAGTCCAATAAGAATATTTTGTTATCTCAGGATGCCGTCATGAATACAAAACCGCAGTTGGAGATTTTTGCAGATGATGTTAAGTGTACACACGGTGCGACGATTGGGCGCCTGGAAGAAGAATCGTTATTTTACTTACGGTCGCGCGGCATTGGAAAAGAACAAGCAAAAAATATGCTGACATACGCATTTGCAGGAGAAATTGTCAGCCGGATCGGCCACGAACCAACCAGAACTTATTTGGACGGCCTGTTATTAGATCGTCTGGAACATTAG
- a CDS encoding cysteine desulfurase — protein sequence MSVAQKIIPVSVSSPLDVERIRQDFPILTERIHGKPLIYLDNAATTQKPLFVIDAVHHYYRAQNANIHRGTHYLSQVATFEYEKARGKIRQFINAKDNKEIIFVRGTTEAINLVSSAYGRKFIRAGDEIIISAMEHHSNIVPWQILCEQTGAVLRVIPMNQSGELIMEEYVKLLNEKTKLVSVVHISNALGTVNPVKEIIRLAHERNIPVMLDAAQSIPHAPVDVRDLDCDFLVFSGHKMYGPTGVGVLYGKQQLLESMPPYHGGGDMIRTVSFEKTTYAELPNKFEAGTPNIAGGIGLGAAVDYINRIGIHKIAEYETELMAYATEKLSAINKLKIIGTAKEKAGAISFVMENVHPHDAGTLLDLEGIAIRTGHHCAQPVMQFYGIPATSRASLSFYNTKEDVDALVKGLHKVMEVFK from the coding sequence ATGAGCGTCGCACAAAAAATAATACCTGTTAGTGTCAGTTCGCCGCTGGATGTTGAAAGGATCCGCCAGGACTTTCCCATTCTGACGGAACGTATCCACGGTAAACCGCTTATCTACCTTGATAACGCCGCCACGACGCAAAAGCCTTTATTTGTCATTGATGCCGTACATCATTATTACCGCGCCCAAAACGCCAATATTCACCGTGGAACCCATTACCTCAGCCAGGTAGCGACTTTCGAATATGAAAAAGCGCGCGGCAAGATCCGCCAGTTCATCAATGCCAAAGATAATAAAGAAATTATATTTGTTCGCGGCACCACTGAAGCTATCAACCTCGTGTCCAGCGCCTACGGGCGAAAATTTATCCGCGCGGGTGATGAAATCATTATCTCCGCCATGGAACATCACTCGAATATTGTACCGTGGCAGATTTTATGCGAACAAACCGGCGCAGTTCTCCGCGTCATACCGATGAACCAGAGCGGCGAATTAATCATGGAAGAATATGTCAAACTTCTGAACGAAAAGACAAAATTGGTATCTGTTGTTCATATCTCAAACGCTCTCGGAACGGTAAATCCAGTTAAAGAAATCATTCGCCTTGCTCATGAGCGCAATATTCCGGTCATGCTTGATGCGGCTCAATCCATTCCACATGCGCCGGTTGACGTTAGGGATTTAGACTGTGATTTTCTTGTTTTTTCCGGCCATAAAATGTACGGCCCTACCGGCGTGGGCGTTCTCTACGGCAAGCAGCAATTATTGGAAAGCATGCCGCCATATCATGGCGGTGGAGATATGATCCGTACCGTGAGTTTTGAGAAAACCACGTATGCTGAATTGCCGAATAAATTTGAAGCGGGTACGCCTAACATAGCCGGAGGTATCGGACTCGGCGCTGCCGTAGATTACATCAATCGCATCGGCATTCACAAAATCGCGGAGTATGAAACTGAACTGATGGCGTATGCAACGGAAAAGTTGTCCGCGATAAACAAATTAAAAATTATCGGTACGGCAAAAGAAAAGGCCGGCGCGATCTCTTTTGTGATGGAGAATGTGCATCCCCACGATGCCGGCACCTTATTGGATCTGGAAGGTATCGCTATCCGAACAGGCCATCATTGTGCACAACCCGTCATGCAGTTTTACGGCATTCCCGCCACATCCCGCGCGTCCTTATCGTTCTATAATACCAAAGAGGATGTTGATGCGCTCGTTAAAGGCCTGCACAAGGTCATGGAGGTATTCAAGTAA
- a CDS encoding SUF system NifU family Fe-S cluster assembly protein, translating to MSNTNELYQEIILDHNKNPRNYHKIENPTCSQEGFNPLCGDHLHLYLKLEDGFIRDISFEGNGCAISKSSASLMTSVLKGKTVKEADELFEKFHKLVTSPMDEEQQIEELGKLAVFSGVREFPARVKCASLAWHTLRAALDNKDKIVTTE from the coding sequence ATGTCGAACACAAACGAACTTTATCAGGAGATCATTCTTGATCACAATAAGAACCCGCGTAATTACCACAAGATTGAAAACCCTACCTGTTCACAAGAAGGGTTCAATCCCTTGTGCGGAGATCATCTGCATTTGTATTTGAAATTAGAGGACGGGTTCATCAGAGATATCAGTTTTGAAGGAAACGGATGCGCCATTTCAAAATCATCCGCATCTTTAATGACCTCCGTATTAAAAGGGAAAACCGTCAAAGAGGCGGATGAATTATTTGAAAAATTTCATAAGCTGGTCACTTCCCCGATGGATGAGGAACAGCAAATTGAGGAATTAGGAAAATTAGCCGTATTTTCGGGAGTACGGGAATTTCCTGCGCGCGTCAAATGCGCAAGCCTCGCATGGCATACTTTAAGGGCAGCGCTTGATAATAAAGATAAGATCGTTACGACGGAGTAG
- a CDS encoding DUF59 domain-containing protein has translation MDKETTYSGMELQVIEVLKTCFDPEIPVNIYELGLIYEVKVDEKGFAHVKMTLTSPMCPVAESLPPEVENKIQYVPGITDVKVEVVWEPTWNPSMMSDVARLELGMM, from the coding sequence ATGGATAAAGAAACGACATACAGCGGAATGGAGTTACAGGTCATCGAAGTTTTGAAGACATGTTTCGATCCTGAGATTCCCGTCAATATTTATGAACTGGGTTTAATTTACGAAGTTAAGGTCGATGAGAAGGGGTTTGCACATGTTAAGATGACGTTGACTTCGCCTATGTGCCCCGTCGCGGAGTCTCTCCCCCCGGAAGTGGAAAATAAGATACAATACGTTCCGGGTATCACGGACGTAAAAGTTGAGGTCGTGTGGGAGCCAACGTGGAATCCTTCGATGATGTCGGATGTCGCGCGCCTGGAATTGGGTATGATGTAG
- a CDS encoding Rrf2 family transcriptional regulator: MKFSTQEEYGLRCLIQIARHHASGGLTIPQISQAEGLSEANAAKLLRVLRIGGFVDSSRGHEGGYTLSRPADQIHVGEVLAVLGGRLYESDFCEKHTGFEKMCTHNTSCSVRSLWQTVQIAVDKVLNKITVQDMLGSEQAFQSQISIPILQSLDV; the protein is encoded by the coding sequence ATGAAATTCAGCACGCAAGAAGAATACGGTTTACGTTGCTTAATACAAATAGCCCGCCATCATGCGTCCGGTGGTTTGACCATTCCTCAGATCAGTCAGGCGGAAGGATTGAGCGAAGCGAATGCCGCAAAATTGTTGCGCGTCTTGCGCATCGGTGGATTTGTAGACAGTTCTCGCGGCCATGAAGGCGGTTACACCTTATCACGTCCAGCCGATCAAATTCACGTTGGCGAAGTATTAGCTGTGCTGGGCGGTAGGCTTTATGAATCTGATTTTTGCGAGAAACATACCGGATTTGAAAAAATGTGTACACACAACACCAGTTGTTCCGTGCGGTCATTATGGCAAACAGTACAAATCGCAGTTGATAAAGTTTTGAACAAGATTACTGTGCAGGATATGCTTGGGTCGGAGCAAGCGTTTCAAAGTCAAATCAGCATTCCGATACTTCAATCTCTTGATGTTTAA